One Paramisgurnus dabryanus chromosome 10, PD_genome_1.1, whole genome shotgun sequence genomic region harbors:
- the LOC135740361 gene encoding uncharacterized protein has translation MKSSKLLAFTCFVLILPSLIIGLETQHSVLNGHQVFKVHLGMSVNISCNYNKSDETEKFHATLHLNKDNKMCSYVINNTTNKISTCQSCNKDIRFIWITDGKEITFELSNLQINNSGTYRCIVVRDIPPPVITIGENNTTVQVLAHPHVSMSCLKEPDGQPIILCNSEGFYPSDLQQVWLRDGEILNISHTQNTIRNNSDGSFTLHSSLNLSSAISDSLNYSCEVNHSSLNKPGVLHLSLANCTDREQGDVITKTEPSLNNNMKIALMISALLTLIILIVAVLLKHFRKNNHRSPASPIQFNPQSELVYSKLGDHRPVPCSNRPNQTTTCTLNTD, from the exons ATG AAATCATCAAAGCTTTTGGCCTTTACCTGCTTTGTGTTGATTCTTCCATCTTTGATTATag GTCTGGAAACACAACACAGTGTGCTGAACGGCCACCAGGTTTTTAAGGTTCATCTGGGAATGTCTGTCAATATCAGCTGTAACTACAACAAATCTGATGAAACTGAAAAATTTCATGCAActctacatttaaataaagataataaaatgTGCTCATATGTTATTAATAATACTACTAATAAAATAAGTACGTGTCAGTCATGCAATAAAGACATCAGATTTATCTGGATTACAGATGGTAAAGAAATAACATTTGAGCTGTCAAATCTTCAGATAAACAATTCAGGCACCTACAGATGTATTGTGGTTAGAGATATACCTCCTCCTGTTATCACTATAGGAGAAAACAACACAACTGTTCAGGTTTTag CACATCCTCATGTGTCCATGTCATGTTTGAAAGAGCCTGATGGACAACCCATAATTCTGTGCAACTCTGAGGGGTTTTATCCTTCTGATCTACAGCAGGTGTGGTTGAGAGATGGAGAAATACTGAACATCTCTCATACACAAAACACTATCAGAAACAATTCAGATGGATCATTCACCCTCCATTCATCCTTAAATTTATCTTCTGCCATATCTGATTCTTTAAACTACTCCTGTGAGGTAAACCACTCATCACTAAACAAACCAGGTGTGCTCCATCTGTCTCTTGCTAATTGTACTGACAGGGAACAGGGCGATGTTATTACAAAAACAG AGCcatctttaaataataatatgaaGATTGCTCTGATGATCTCTGCATTGCTGACTCTTATCATCTTGATCGTGGCAGTACTGCTGAAGCACTTCA GAAAAAACAACCACAGATCTCCTGCATCTCCTATACAGTTTAATCCGCAGTCAGAGCTTGTTTATTCAAAGCTGGGTGATCATCGTCCTGTCCCATGCAGCAACCGCCCTAACCAGACAACCACCTGCACATTAAACACTGACTGA